In a single window of the Coregonus clupeaformis isolate EN_2021a chromosome 10, ASM2061545v1, whole genome shotgun sequence genome:
- the LOC121575572 gene encoding E3 SUMO-protein ligase ZBED1-like — protein sequence MWSSRTAEPYQSLTVHFIDEDFNLRARCLQTTYFPDDHTGENIAAGLREGLVSWDLHEENHVCITTDNASNMVLAARLNEWTRLQCFGHRLHLAIENALKDDRVSRATALCRKLVGHFSHSWKKKAALTEAQRELKLPEHNLITECPTRWGSKEMMIARVLEQAKAISQVLSGDRYARSLIPTWQDIDVLESIHKALHPLLEFTDALSGEEYVSISYLKPVLHLFATSVLAEDAEDTDLTKSIKTKVLAYLNNKYGDPNIQELLDVACFLDPRFKIQYISTDNIPAIKTRLKTEIVDLAQRTYHWEKRSRTETVQMPQSAQSLGEKTKRSLGSFFQDQFSLSFFACKS from the exons atgtggtcaagccgcacagctgagccgtaccagagtCTTACAGTCCATTTTATTGATGAAGATTTCAACCTCCGAGCTCGCTGCCTACAAACTACCTACTTCCCAGACGATCACACAGGGGAAAATATTGCAGCCGGCCTGAGAGAAGGGCTTGTCAGCTGGGATCTCCACGAGGAGAATCACGTCTGCATCACGACGGACAACGCGTCGAATATGGTGCTTGCTGCGCGGCTTAATGAATGGACGAGGCTCCAATGTTTTGGCCACAGATTACATCTTGCCATTG AAAATGCACTCAAAGATGACAGAGTGTCAAGGGCAACAGCACTGTGCAGGAAGCTGGTGGGGCACTTTTCCCACAGTTGGAAGAAGAAAGCAGCCCTGACGGAGGCACAGAGAGAGCTCAAACTCCCTGAGCACAACCTCATAACGGAGTGCCCAACAAGATGGGGTTCTAAAGAAATGATGATTGCCAGAGTGCTTGAACAGGCCAAAGCCATTTCTCAGGTATTGTCTGGAGATCGATATGCACGCTCCCTTATCCCAACCTGGCAGGATATTGACGTGTTGGAGTCGATTCACAAGGCACTGCATCCTCTACTGGAGTTTACTGATGCTCTTTCTGGAGAGGAGTATGTAAGCATCTCCTACCTCAAGCCAGTTCTCCACCTTTTTGCCACATCAGTCCTGGCTGAAGATGCTGAGGACACTGACCTGACTAAATCAATAAAAACCAAAGTCCTAGCATACCTCAATAACAAATATGGAGACCCAAACATCCAGGAGCTTTTGGATGTTGCCTGTTTCCTGGACCCTAGGTTCAAAATACAGTACATCAGTACAGACAACATCCCTGCtatcaagactcgtctgaagacaGAGATAGTAGACTTGGCACAACGTACATATCATTGG GAGAAGAGGTCTCGTACTGAAACTGTTCAGATGCCTCAAAGTGCACAGTCCTTGGGGGAAAAGACGAAGAGGTCTCTTGGCAGTTTTTTTCAAGACCAGTTCAGCCTCTCCTTCTTTGCCTGTAAATCTTGA